A segment of the Tautonia rosea genome:
CTGTTCGGCTTCACGACCTGTTACGACATCATGTTCTCGCAGTTGACCCAGGAATACGCGGTCCTGGATCAGGTCGACGCGATCATCGAGGTCGCCTCGTGGCGGTCGTATGCCCGCCGCGACTACCCCTTGATGAACGTCGGCACCGACACTTATTACGGCGACCTCTGGGACATGGTCCTCGCCGCTAAGGCCGGCATTCACCAGATCTGGATGATCGCCTGCAACGCCGTCGGCGTCCACGGCGTGAGCAAGGCGAAGTTCTGGGGAGGATCGGGACTCTGGGCACCCTCGGGGCTGAAGCTGATCCAGTCGTCGCGGTTCAACGAGGAACTCTTGGTCATTCACAACATCGACATCAAGGGGCAGCGTCAGCTTGAGATCGACGACTTCAACTACGCTATGGACTTCAACGCCATCTACCAGCCGATCCACGGCAAACGGGCCTTCACCCGGATCCGAACCGGCGAGTGATCGAGCCCCCGCCCGAGTTCTGAGGCCTGCACCCGGGCCAAAGCTTGACCGAATCTCACCCAGACACCTCATCCCGCCCGCAGGATCGCGGAAATCCGTCGTCGATCCGTAAAATTCGGCGCAACCTGATTGACGAGCCGCGTTGAGGACGATACCATCTGACTTTCCCCGTGGTTGAGTTGCACAAACAGATCCGATCAGCCGGACGAGCGAGCGTCGGCGATTCGTAGCGCGTGAAGGATAACGACCCGTGGCGGGCATGAGCAACGAACGTATCCGGATCCGGATGGAAGCGTACGATCACACCATCCTGGATCAGTCGGCCAAGGACATCGTCGAAACCGCCAAGCGGACCGAGGCGATCGTCCACGGACCGATCCCGCTGCCGACGCGTATCGAACGATACACCGTCTTGCGCAGTCCGCACATCGACAAGAAGTCGCGTGAACAGTTCGAGATTCGCACGCACAAGCGGCTGATCGACATCGTGCAACCGACCAACAAAACGATCGACGCCCTGAACAAGCTCAGCTTGCCGGCGGGTGTTGATATCAAGATCAAGGCCGGGCCCTCCGGGGCCTGAGCCGGGTCGCATTCGCGGCAATGTTTCGACCGAGGACGAGGTCGGGGCTCTTCGGCCCTGCTTCGACTCTTCCCTGGTCGAAACCGCCGGCACCACGGGGGCACGGGTTGCCCGAAGGCAACTCGTGCCCGTTCGCGTGTTGACCGGGCCGTGGGCCGAGGGGGGCCTGGCGGTGCCGCGAGTGGGCTTATTGATCCACTGAATTCGAGACGGAGCAAGACCAGAGATGAATGTCGGGTTGCTGGGTCGCAAGGTCGGGATGACCCAGATCTTTCAAGAGGATGGCACGGTCGTTCCCGTGACCGTCATCGAATGCGGCCCTTGCACGGTGTTGCAAGTGCGCACCGCCGAACGCGACGGCTACCACGCCCTTCAGCTTGGTTTTGCCGACAAGAAGCGCAAGAATGCCTCCCAGGCCGAGCGTGGCCATGCCCGCAAGGTCGACGCCGAGCCCAAGCGGTTCATCCGCGAGATCCGGCAAGAGGCCCCGGTCGACGTGACCGAAGGAACCACCCTGAACGTCGATCTGTTCACCGAGATCCCCAGCGTTGACGTCATCGGGACGAGCAAAGGGCGTGGGTACTCGGGTGTCATGAAGCGGCACGGCTTCCGCGGCCTCCGAGCCACGCACGGTGTGCAGCGGATGCACCGGCACCCTGGCTCCTCCGGTCCTTCAGCCGACCCGTCCCGCGTCTTCAAGGGGGTCAAGAAGCCCGGCCAGTATGGCAACACCCGCACCACCGTGCGGAACCTGAAGGTCGTGCGGGTCGACTCCGAGAACAATCTGCTGCTGGTCCGGGGCGCCGTACCTGGCCACAATGGCGGTTTTGTGATCGTTCGCCAGACCAATGCGGTCTGATCGCCATGCTCTGACCTGACCTCTTGCTGTCGGGGTTCCGGGGAGTGTGGACCACCCACGGCCCTCCCCCAAACCGACGCCTCGCCCGTCTCGGCTCGGCGGTTTGCCTGCCGGGCCTTCGTGGCACCCTCGACTCTCCGACCCGGGAATGCTTCGGGCTCCTTTGTGTTTGCCACGGCATTGAAGCCCACGTTCCCGGTCATGCGTTTCCTTGGTTTGACTTTTCGTTTCGTTTTCGGATCGAACTTCGAGGCCCGGGGCCTTCCCGCTCGGATTCGACTCGCCCCGACCACCGGACCGTCGTGACCCGGTCGCGTCTCGGGCCGGTCGGCCGGCGAACCGGACCGCCTTGCATTGGATCAACGACGATGCTGACTATCCCCATCTACAACACGTCCGGCGAGCAGGTGGGCGAAGAGTCCATCGATCCGGCCGACTTCGGCGGCAAGATCAACAAGCAGCTCTTGCACGATGTCGTCCTGATGCACCTGGCCAATCGCCGGGTCGGCACCGTCAACACCCGGGGCCGCTCCGACGTCGCCGGCTCGACCAAGAAAATGTACCGCCAGAAGGGCACCGGCAACGCCCGGATGGGCTCGAAGCGCACCAACAAGCGCGTCGGCGGCGGCTCAGCCTTTGCCCGTCGGAACCGAGACTACTCCTACCGCCTGCCCAAGAAGGCTGTCCGCTTGGCGATCCGCATGGCCGTCCTCTCGAAGTTCCAGGACGGTCAGGTCCTCGTCCTCTCGGGCCTCGATCTGGGTGCGACCCCGAAGACCAAGGAGGTCGCCCGCATCCTTCGGTCGATCCGACGCCCCGACCTCCCGGCCGAGGCGCAGCCGGTCGACGGCGAGTCGAAGCGAGACGCCCTGCGTCGGACCCTCGACGGCCGCAAGATCCTCATCGGCACCGCCGAGTACGACCCCTTGCTCTACCGAGGAGCCCGGAACCTCCCCGGCGTCAAGGTCGCGCCGGTGGCCGAGTTCAATACCTACGACGTTCTCCGCCAGCGCTATCTGGTGCTGACGCCCGAGGCCCTTGCCTCGCTCAAGGAACGGGCCAAGGAGAAGATTCGTCGCCGTCCCGAACCGGAACTCGTCGCCGCCTCTGCGGCCGGCTGATGAGCATTGATCGCTCTCTTGAACATTTCGTGAACTGAATCGCCGAACGCCCCCGAGGTCTCGCAGGACAATGGTCACCCTTCGCCGCCCCCCCCAGTACGAGCGGCCCGGCCCGAAGCTGGAGCCCTATCAGGTCATCCTGCGGCCCTTGATCACCGAGAAGGCCACCCAGGTTGCCGAGCGTCACAACGCCTACACGTTCGAAGTGCACCAGATGGCCACCAAGACCGAGATCAAGGAGGCTGTCGAAACTCTCTTCAACGTTCAGGTCGAGGACGTCCGCACGCAGAACCGCAAGTCGGTGACCCGTCGGTATCGCCTGAAGCTCGGCCGGACCAAGAACTGGAAGAAGGCCGTCGTCAAGCTGAAGGATGATTATCGGATCGACTTCTTCTGATTTTTGCATCTGATCTTCTCGGCAACGGTTTATCGGTCATCGCGCAGCATCACGGAATCGGTTTCCCCGCCGTCGGCGGCTTGAAGGGAAAGAAACGAGACAGTCATGGGCATTCGCGTTTACAAGCCGACCAGCCCCGGGCGCCGCAACGCCTCGGTCAGCGACTTCTCCGAGCTGACCGACAAGAAGAAGAAGCCCGAGAAGCGCCTGACCGAACCGCTGAAGAAGACCGGCGGCCGGAACAACCAGGGCAAGATCACCGTCCGTCACCGTGGCGGCGGCCACAAGCGGCTCTACCGGATCATCGACTGGAAGCGCAACGACCGCGACGGCCAGCCGGCGGAAGTGACTCACATCGAGTACGACCCGAACCGATCGGCCCGCATCGCCTTGATCCAGTTCGAGGACGGCACGAAGCGCTACATCATCGCTCCCGAAGGATTGACCGCCGGCATGACCGTCGTCACCGGGCCGGACGCCGAGCCGAAGGTCGGCAACTGCCTGCCCTTGGCCAAGATTCCGACCGGCATGGTCATCCATAACATCGAAATGCAGCCCGGAGGCGGGGCCAAGATGTGCCGGTCGGCCGGCACCAGCGCCACCCTCACCGCCCGAGAATCGACCTGGGCCCAGTTGACCCTCCCCTCCGGAGAGGTCCGCCGCGTGCCGGTCATGTGCCGGGCGACCATCGGTCCGGTCGGCAATTCCGATCACATGAACATCTCGCTCGGCAAGGCCGGCCGCAAGCGATGGCTCGGTCGTCGTCCTCATGTTCGGGGCACGGCCATGAACCCGATCGACCACCCGATGGGCGGTGGCGAAGGCCGCACCTCCGGCGGTCGTCACCCGTGCTCGCCCACCGGTCTGCCGGCCAAGGGCGGCAAGACCCGCAAGCGCCGCAAGCCGTCGAACTCGGCCATCATTCGCCGCCGCAAGAGTGTTCGTTACGGTCAGTTGAAGATCTAGTTGGCAGTCGGCAGGAGGCGTTCGGCAGCCCGGAACCGGACTGCGGCCTCCTGTCTTGTTCCGGTTTCTTTCTTTCCTGCCTGCTGCCTACCGCCTCCTGCTTACTGACGAGAGAAAAAGGTCATGGGACGTTCGCTCAAAAAAGGCCCCTATGTCGACGAGCGACTGCTGGAAAAGGTCGAGAAGGCCGAAACCAGCGGCGCCCGAGCACCGATCCGGACCTGGTCGCGTGCCTGCACCATCGTGCCCGAGTTCATCGGCAAGAACTTTGAGGTGCACAACGGCAAGGTCTTCACCAAGGTTTATATCACCGAGGACATGGTCGGGCACAAGCTCGGCGAGTTCTCCCCGACCCGTACCTTCCGGGGCCACGGCGGCAAGGCGAAGGGCAAGCGTTAAGTTTCCTCCACCCCTTGAGACCGCGAGCCATCGCCTCGCGGCCTGGAGCAGCGTAGGGCCGGTACCCCCGGCCGCCACTCACACCAGTTGATGGCCGGCCCCCCGGCCCTACGGGAATCGATCGACGATGAAGACTCAGAGCCCCTACCCTTACAAGGCCTCCCACCGGTTCGCCCGGATGTCGGTCCTGAAGATCCGCAAGATCCTCGACCTGATCCGCGGCAAGTACGCCGACGAGGCGCTGCAGATCCTCAAGTACCTGCCCCACCGAGGGGCCCGGTACACCGAGAAGGTGCTTAAAAGCGCCATGGCCAACGCCGAGGACCAGGGGGTCCGCAACCCCGGCGACCTGATCGTCGCCGATGCTCGAGGCGACGGCGCCGCGATGTTCAAGCGTCTCATGCCCCGAGCCCGAGGCATGGCCCACTTGATCCGCCGCCGGAGCTGCCACATCACCATCGGCCTGGCCGACCTCGAAACCGCCCTTGCCGGGCCCGAGGCCGCCCGCCAGCCGGTCGAAGACGCCGCCGAGTGACTCCGGACCCCACCCTCTTCCCTGGCCCCTTTTCGTAGGACCGGACCTTTCTCATGGGACAGAAGAT
Coding sequences within it:
- the rpsJ gene encoding 30S ribosomal protein S10, coding for MSNERIRIRMEAYDHTILDQSAKDIVETAKRTEAIVHGPIPLPTRIERYTVLRSPHIDKKSREQFEIRTHKRLIDIVQPTNKTIDALNKLSLPAGVDIKIKAGPSGA
- the rplC gene encoding 50S ribosomal protein L3 translates to MNVGLLGRKVGMTQIFQEDGTVVPVTVIECGPCTVLQVRTAERDGYHALQLGFADKKRKNASQAERGHARKVDAEPKRFIREIRQEAPVDVTEGTTLNVDLFTEIPSVDVIGTSKGRGYSGVMKRHGFRGLRATHGVQRMHRHPGSSGPSADPSRVFKGVKKPGQYGNTRTTVRNLKVVRVDSENNLLLVRGAVPGHNGGFVIVRQTNAV
- the rplD gene encoding 50S ribosomal protein L4, whose protein sequence is MLTIPIYNTSGEQVGEESIDPADFGGKINKQLLHDVVLMHLANRRVGTVNTRGRSDVAGSTKKMYRQKGTGNARMGSKRTNKRVGGGSAFARRNRDYSYRLPKKAVRLAIRMAVLSKFQDGQVLVLSGLDLGATPKTKEVARILRSIRRPDLPAEAQPVDGESKRDALRRTLDGRKILIGTAEYDPLLYRGARNLPGVKVAPVAEFNTYDVLRQRYLVLTPEALASLKERAKEKIRRRPEPELVAASAAG
- the rplW gene encoding 50S ribosomal protein L23; amino-acid sequence: MVTLRRPPQYERPGPKLEPYQVILRPLITEKATQVAERHNAYTFEVHQMATKTEIKEAVETLFNVQVEDVRTQNRKSVTRRYRLKLGRTKNWKKAVVKLKDDYRIDFF
- the rplB gene encoding 50S ribosomal protein L2 produces the protein MGIRVYKPTSPGRRNASVSDFSELTDKKKKPEKRLTEPLKKTGGRNNQGKITVRHRGGGHKRLYRIIDWKRNDRDGQPAEVTHIEYDPNRSARIALIQFEDGTKRYIIAPEGLTAGMTVVTGPDAEPKVGNCLPLAKIPTGMVIHNIEMQPGGGAKMCRSAGTSATLTARESTWAQLTLPSGEVRRVPVMCRATIGPVGNSDHMNISLGKAGRKRWLGRRPHVRGTAMNPIDHPMGGGEGRTSGGRHPCSPTGLPAKGGKTRKRRKPSNSAIIRRRKSVRYGQLKI
- the rpsS gene encoding 30S ribosomal protein S19, whose product is MGRSLKKGPYVDERLLEKVEKAETSGARAPIRTWSRACTIVPEFIGKNFEVHNGKVFTKVYITEDMVGHKLGEFSPTRTFRGHGGKAKGKR
- the rplV gene encoding 50S ribosomal protein L22; the encoded protein is MKTQSPYPYKASHRFARMSVLKIRKILDLIRGKYADEALQILKYLPHRGARYTEKVLKSAMANAEDQGVRNPGDLIVADARGDGAAMFKRLMPRARGMAHLIRRRSCHITIGLADLETALAGPEAARQPVEDAAE